The region CCGACACCGGTGAGCTGCTGGCCCTGGATCCGCAGATCTGGCCTTGCAGCGCACGCCGCCAGCCGCAAAGCGGCGCCATGGAAATCGGTGGCTGTGACGTGCGTGATCTGGTGACAGAATTCGGCAGCCCGCTGGTCGTCATGGACGAACGCGATGTCCGCGAGCGGGCACAGGCATACACCCAGGCGTTCCGTGATCCGACCATGCCAGCCGATGTGTACTACGCGGCGAAGGCATTCCTTTGCACCACGGTCGCCCGCTGGGTTTCCCAGGAGGGTCTGGGGCTCGACGTGTGCAGCGGCGGCGAGCTGGCGTGTGCCCTGCGCGCAGGTGTTCCGGCCGAGCGCATTCTGATGCACGGCAACAACAAGTCAGTCGAGGAACTGCACGCTGCGATCTCGGCCGGGGTGGGGCGGATTGTGCTCGACTCGTTCGAGGAGATCGCCCGGGCAGCGTTCATCGCCGAGGAACTCGGCGTGTGCCCCAAAGTCCTCGTCCGAGTCACCCTCGGTGTGGAGGCCCACACCCACGAGTTCATCGCCACCGCCCACGAGGACCAGAAGTTCGGGTTCTCGTTGGCGACCGGGACGGCCGCCGAGGCTATTCGTCGGGTCGTTGCAGTGCCGTCGTTGGAACTCATCGGCTTGCACAGCCACATCGGTTCGCAGATCTTCGTTTCCTCCGGTTTTGAGATCGCCAGCGGCCGAATCGTGTCCCTGCTCGCAGCAGCTCGCGACGAGTTCGGGGTGGAGCTTTCGGAGCTGAACCTGGGTGGAGGCCTAGGCATCAAGTACGTCGATGGCGACGAACCGCCCGTGGTCGAGCAGATGGCGCAGACCCTGCGGGAGATTGTTGCCGCGGCCTGCGAGAAGTCCGGCCTCGAGCTGCCGAGGCTCGCCTTTGAGCCCGGGCGCGCAATCGTCGGACCCGCTGGGACGACTTTGTACACGGTCGGAACCGTCAAGCCAATTGAGCTCGACGGTGGGGGAGTCCGGACCTATGTGTCCGTCGACGGCGGCATGAGCGACAACATTCGTACAGCGCTGTATGACGCGGAGTACACCGTCACGCTGGCGTCGCGCACGTCGCAGGCCGGACTCATGCTGTGCCGAGTCGTGGGCAAGCACTGCGAGAGCGGAGACATCGTCGTTTCCGACGCGTGGCTACCTTCGGATCTCACGGCTGGCGACTTGTTGGCGGTCGCGGCGACCGGAGCCTACAACCGCTCAATGGCGTCGAACTACAACCTCGTGACCCGTCCGCCGGTGGTCGGGGTTCGGGACGGAAGTGCCCAGATCATGCTGCGCCGAGAGACCCTGGCGGACTTGTTCGCCCTTGATCCGGGCTGACCGGCGCGGCGGGCAATGCCGCCGTGACAAACTGAACCCGTGAAGGTTGCACTGCTCGGTGGCGGAACTGTCGGTTCCCAGGTTGCTCGATTGTTGGCCGAAAGTAGCGAGGATTTTGCGGCGCGGGCAGGTGAACCGCTCGAACTCGTTGGGGTTGCCGTCCGTGACGCCGCCCGCGAGCGACCCGGCATCCCGATGGAACTGATCACCGACGACCCAGAAGCTCTCGTCTCGCGCGGCGATCTCGATGTCGTCGTCGAGGTCATGGGCGGTATCGATCCGGCGCGCGGACTGATTCTGACGGCGATCGCCAACGGCGCTTCCATTGTCACAGCCAACAAGGAGCTCATCGCCACCCACGGCGATCAGCTCGCTGAAGCTGCCGACGCTGCTGGCGTGGATCTGCTGTACGAAGCCTCCGTCGCGGGGGCGATTCCGCTTCTTCGCCCACTGCGGGAGAGCCTGTCGGGTGACAAAGTCCGCCGTGTGCTCGGCATCGTCAACGGAACCACCAACTACATGCTCACCAAAATGGACGAACAGTCCGCCTCGTACGAGGACGTACTCGCCGATGCGCAACGACTTGGCTACGCCGAGGCTGATCCGACCGCCGACGTGGGCGGGGCCGATTCCGCAGCGAAGGCCGCTATCTTGGCTGCGTTGTCATTCCACGCAGAGGTCACCATCAGTGATGTCTTCTACGAGGGGATCACGGAAGTCACCGCTGCCGACATTGCCTCCGCCCGCGAGATGGGGTTCGTCATCAAGCTGCTCGCGATCGCCGAACTGAGCGAGGATGAGCGCGGAGTCATCGTCAGAGTCCACCCGGCGATGGTTCCGCGGACCCATCCCCTGGCCAGCGTCCGCGACGCATTCAACGCCGTCTACGTCGAGGCTGAGTCTGCCGGCGAGATGATGTTCTACGGCCGTGGCGCGGGCGGTGAGCCCACTGCGAGCGCCGTGCTCGGCGATGTCGTCGTGGCTGCTCGCAACAAGTTCCGCGGTGGTCACGGCCACCGGCAATCGGCCTACTCCGGACTGCGCCCGCGGCCGGTGTCCGAGGCGAAAACTCGATACATGGTGTCAATCAACGTCAAGGATCGCCCGGGTGTGCTTGCGAGTATTGCGACGACCTTTGCCGACAACGGGGTGTCGATTCAAACGGTTCGACAGGACCCCACCGAAGGGGGTGCCGCGCTCGATGTGCGCACCCACATCGCCGCCGAGATCGACTTGGCTGCCACCGTCGCCGCGCTTCGTGATCTCGAGGCAGTCACGGCGATCCGGGGCGTCATGCGGGTTGAGGGAGAGGTCGAGTGAAGACCATGAGTTCAGTCGGCGCCCACGTCTGGCGGGGAATCATCGAGGAGTATCGCGATCGCCTGCCCGTCACAGAGTCAACACCGGTCATCTCGCTTCGCGAGGGCGGCACACCCCTGGTGCGCGGCCAGGTCCTGTCCGAGCGCACCAACTGCGACGTCTGGATCAAAGTCGAAGGTGCGAATCCGACCGGGTCTTTCAAGGACCGCGGCATGACGATGGCCATTTCGATCGCTGCCGAGCAAGGCGCCAAGGCGGTCATCTGCGCTTCGACCGGCAACACCTCCGCCTCTGCAGCCGCTTATGCCGTCCGGGCCGGAATGGTGTGTGCGGTGCTGGTTCCCGACGGCAAGATCGCCATGGGCAAACTCGCACAGGCGCTGGTCCACGGTGCCAAACTGCTGCAGGTCGACGGCAACTTTGACGACTGCCTGACGCTCGCGCGGGACCTTTCCGAGCTGTACCCGGTCGCCCTGGTCAACAGCGTGAACCCGGCCCGGATCGAAGGGCAGAAGACTGCGAGCTTCGAGATCGTCGACCAACTCGGTGCCGCGCCGGATATCCATTGTCTGCCCGTCGGAAACGCGGGGAACATCACCGCCTACTGGATGGGGTATGACCAGTACGCCGGCGACGGTGTCGCGGATTCGCGGCCACG is a window of Candidatus Nanopelagicales bacterium DNA encoding:
- the lysA gene encoding diaminopimelate decarboxylase translates to MRAHPAGPRHGDVAHPAGAPPKPADTGELLALDPQIWPCSARRQPQSGAMEIGGCDVRDLVTEFGSPLVVMDERDVRERAQAYTQAFRDPTMPADVYYAAKAFLCTTVARWVSQEGLGLDVCSGGELACALRAGVPAERILMHGNNKSVEELHAAISAGVGRIVLDSFEEIARAAFIAEELGVCPKVLVRVTLGVEAHTHEFIATAHEDQKFGFSLATGTAAEAIRRVVAVPSLELIGLHSHIGSQIFVSSGFEIASGRIVSLLAAARDEFGVELSELNLGGGLGIKYVDGDEPPVVEQMAQTLREIVAAACEKSGLELPRLAFEPGRAIVGPAGTTLYTVGTVKPIELDGGGVRTYVSVDGGMSDNIRTALYDAEYTVTLASRTSQAGLMLCRVVGKHCESGDIVVSDAWLPSDLTAGDLLAVAATGAYNRSMASNYNLVTRPPVVGVRDGSAQIMLRRETLADLFALDPG
- a CDS encoding homoserine dehydrogenase codes for the protein MKVALLGGGTVGSQVARLLAESSEDFAARAGEPLELVGVAVRDAARERPGIPMELITDDPEALVSRGDLDVVVEVMGGIDPARGLILTAIANGASIVTANKELIATHGDQLAEAADAAGVDLLYEASVAGAIPLLRPLRESLSGDKVRRVLGIVNGTTNYMLTKMDEQSASYEDVLADAQRLGYAEADPTADVGGADSAAKAAILAALSFHAEVTISDVFYEGITEVTAADIASAREMGFVIKLLAIAELSEDERGVIVRVHPAMVPRTHPLASVRDAFNAVYVEAESAGEMMFYGRGAGGEPTASAVLGDVVVAARNKFRGGHGHRQSAYSGLRPRPVSEAKTRYMVSINVKDRPGVLASIATTFADNGVSIQTVRQDPTEGGAALDVRTHIAAEIDLAATVAALRDLEAVTAIRGVMRVEGEVE
- a CDS encoding threonine synthase, which produces MSSVGAHVWRGIIEEYRDRLPVTESTPVISLREGGTPLVRGQVLSERTNCDVWIKVEGANPTGSFKDRGMTMAISIAAEQGAKAVICASTGNTSASAAAYAVRAGMVCAVLVPDGKIAMGKLAQALVHGAKLLQVDGNFDDCLTLARDLSELYPVALVNSVNPARIEGQKTASFEIVDQLGAAPDIHCLPVGNAGNITAYWMGYDQYAGDGVADSRPRMWGFQAAGAAPIVLNAPVKNPSTIATAIRIGNPASWDQAVAARDDSGGQIDSVTDREILAAYKLLASQEGVFVEPASAASVAGLLKSHVAGMLDPGQTVVCTVTGNGLKDPQWAISGAPAPTRIGADAATAARELGLA